A portion of the Streptococcus sp. Marseille-Q6470 genome contains these proteins:
- a CDS encoding LCP family protein encodes MKNRRIKKGKSSKFQQSLNVGLLLIYAVLASFLLFLIFRYQILAVSYFNVILAVVLVLIALLSLLLIVKQKAKIFTLIVLLLSVLFSSLALVAVNRFIGIANQFNATSNYSSYTMSVAVLADSEINNVSQLSSVTAPTGTDAENIQKLIDDIKTTQSKELAVEKASSYLAAYKSLLDGETKAIVLNGVFENLIEQEYPDYAKKIKKIYTKDLTKKVEAPKAVTGNSFNVYISGIDTYGPISSVSRSDVNIIMTVNQDTKKILLTTTPRDAYVPIADGGNNQNDKLTHAGIYGVDASIHTLENLYGIDLNYYARLNFTSFLKLIDLLGGVDVYNDQEFTSRHGQYHFPVGNVHLDSEQALGFVRERYSLANGDGDRGRNQQKVIAAIIQKLTSAESLKNYDSIIQSLQDSIQTNMPPETMVSLVNTQLASGGKYTVTNQDLKGTGRMGLPSYAMPDSNLYMLEIDPTSLEAVKAAIKATMEGK; translated from the coding sequence ATGAAAAATAGACGTATTAAAAAAGGAAAATCTAGTAAGTTCCAGCAGAGTTTAAATGTAGGTTTGTTGCTAATCTATGCTGTTCTTGCTTCTTTTTTATTGTTTCTGATTTTTAGATATCAGATTTTAGCAGTTAGCTATTTTAATGTTATATTGGCAGTTGTTTTAGTTCTTATCGCTTTATTGTCTCTGTTGCTGATAGTAAAACAAAAAGCCAAAATTTTTACCTTGATAGTGCTATTGCTATCGGTCTTATTCAGCTCTCTAGCTTTGGTAGCTGTAAATCGCTTTATCGGTATTGCCAATCAATTTAATGCAACGTCAAATTATTCAAGCTACACTATGAGTGTGGCCGTGCTAGCAGACAGTGAAATCAATAATGTTTCTCAGCTTTCCAGTGTAACTGCTCCAACAGGAACAGATGCTGAGAATATCCAAAAATTGATAGATGATATTAAAACAACTCAAAGCAAGGAATTGGCAGTCGAGAAAGCTTCTTCTTACCTAGCAGCCTATAAGAGTTTGTTAGACGGAGAAACCAAAGCGATTGTCTTAAACGGCGTCTTTGAAAATCTGATTGAACAGGAATATCCTGACTACGCTAAGAAGATCAAGAAAATCTATACCAAGGATTTGACTAAGAAAGTGGAAGCACCTAAGGCGGTTACAGGAAATTCTTTCAATGTCTATATCAGCGGTATTGACACCTATGGTCCTATCAGTTCTGTTTCCCGTTCAGATGTCAATATCATCATGACAGTGAATCAAGATACTAAGAAGATTCTCTTGACGACAACTCCTCGAGATGCCTATGTCCCTATTGCAGATGGGGGAAACAACCAAAACGATAAGTTGACGCATGCAGGTATCTATGGTGTAGATGCTTCTATCCATACCTTAGAAAATCTTTATGGTATCGACTTGAACTACTATGCCCGTCTCAATTTCACGTCTTTCTTGAAGTTGATTGACCTTCTCGGAGGCGTGGATGTCTATAACGACCAAGAGTTCACATCGCGTCACGGACAATACCATTTCCCAGTTGGCAATGTTCATTTAGATTCTGAGCAAGCTTTGGGATTTGTTCGTGAACGCTATTCGCTTGCTAATGGTGACGGTGATCGTGGTCGTAACCAACAAAAAGTCATTGCGGCTATTATCCAGAAATTGACTTCAGCGGAATCTCTGAAAAACTATGACAGCATTATTCAAAGCTTGCAGGATTCGATCCAGACCAATATGCCACCAGAAACAATGGTTAGTCTTGTCAATACTCAGTTGGCAAGCGGTGGAAAATATACCGTTACCAATCAAGATCTGAAAGGGACTGGACGTATGGGTCTTCCGTCTTACGCCATGCCAGATAGCAATCTTTAC